The genomic stretch attgtaACAAAACCTTAGGGAAAACAAAGTGGTGGCGGCATCAATACGACCAATATATGTATGGTAGTACATCTCAGTCGTGAAGGTTCCTCAGGATGATGGGAAGCCCGAACCTGGGCATCAGGGTGATCTCTTCCTTGGGTGCATGGACATACTTTGGCGAGAGCTCAAACGAGAACCTCTGAAGGATCATGGCGATCCCGATACGGGCCTCAAGCATCGCGAAGTTCTGGCCAATGCAGGCCCTAGGTCCCTGGGAGAAGGACAGCAGGGCATTGGGGTGGTTGGCAGCAGCTTTGGACACGCCATGCTCGAACCTGGTAGGGTTGAACTCGTCGGCATCTTGGCCCCAGACATCCTTGTCCCTGTGCAGCAACGCAATTGGTATGGACAGCATTGTTCCCTTGGGCACCCTTATGCTGCCGAGCTGGATGTCTGAACCTGTGCCCCTTCTTATCAACACCACGGGGCTGTAGAGCCTCAGTGACTCGAGAAGAACCATGTTAACCTGaaatagcagcagcagcaacagataTCAATATAGCATCATCCGAAATTGACTTGTCGTTTCGTTTGTACAGTTGGGGAAACCACTTTTATTTTCGGAAGGGGATATATATGCGAGGTTTACCAGTTTGAGCTTGGTGACCATGTCCGGATTTGGCACTGCATTGCCACACTCTTTCATCACCTCCTCCCTCAGCTTGTGTTGCCACTCGGGGTACCTGCTCAGCAGGAACATGGTCCAGGTGAGGAGGTGCGAGGTGGTGTCCTGCCCGGCGAAGAAGAAGGTCTTGCACTCGTCCACGATCTCCTGGGTGGTGAGCATCTGTGCGCGCCCTTCTTGCTCCAGAGCGCGCGCTTCGAGCATGAGACCGAGCAGATCGTTGCCGTATCCATTGGTGTCCTTATCAGCAAGGCGCCCTTCGATTATCGCCATGAGCAGGCTCCTCACCTTCTTGTCCAGTTTTTCAACTCGTCGGCTGCTCTTGCTAGTTGGCAATTTCAGTTTCCTTCATGTATATATGTGGAGATGAATTTGGATTGAGTTCATAATTAAGAAGTATTTGCTAAAATCATTGCCTTTATACAAAGTAGCATGCATTGCATGTAGGCGATTAGTTGAATAATCAGTGTTTACCTTAGCCGACCAGGAGCAGGGATGTTAAGCGATGCTGAGAATGTGAGTTCTTGGAGCTCCTTCTGCGTGACGAACACCTCTTTGCCCTCCTTGTAGCTGCTCCCGAAGGCTGTGTGGGCTATCACATCCGAAGTTAGCTCCGAGAATTCGCTGCTGAGTTCGATTTCAGCCTCATGGTTGGTGGCCTGCTGTATCTGAGATTGCCATCGATGCATCATCTGCTGCGCCAAGTCCGCCATGGTCAAAGACATCGCCTGCAACATGATAATGCATTTGTGTTAAACAAGTCAAGGAATTGAGAGACAAAATAAACTTAACCTAAAGAAATTAaagcattatatatatatatatatatatatatatatattcagtagctagctacaaaataagttattctgtagccaccttcatttacgataattttatatactaatttacgataatatgtatACATCTTTACAATAGCTGGGTTACTATAACACATGGGGATATTTACCGTAATGTTATAATAAACCACTTAGTAAAGAGTTACTATAATCTTGTAAATTAGTatagtaattatcgtaacttaaagtggctacaaaataagttattttgtagctagctatAGAGTAATAGTTCTCTATTGCAGTAATTCATAACATTGTGTTTGTATTGTATATGCAGACATGCAGTACGTAGAGGTATGTTTTATGAGACATCAGACAGACCTTGAGCTTATCGAGGTTGAAGGCCGGGTGCACCACCTTGCGGTGGCGTTTCCAGTCTTCACCGTTGGTGAGAACGAGACCCTTGCCAAGGAGTGCCTCCATGTTTGCGTTCAAGTAGTCCTTGGGGAACAGACGACCTGTCCTCTCCGCGAGAACCTGCTTCACCAGCTCGACCTCGGCGACGCAGATGGTCGGCACAGCGCCGAACCAGTACAGAAATATCTTCCCTGaacgacacacacacacacacacacacacatatgatGCAATTGCAATCAGGAATCAGATAGATATATAAATATCCTATCATTCGAATGTCAAGATGAACATCACATACTAATTTATATGATGTATACGTATATTACGTTACGTACCGTACTCGGCCACCCATTTGCGGTACTGCGGCTGCACGATGGGGATGAAGTCATGGGAGCCGACGTCGAGGACGATCTTGCTCCCGGGGGCTTTCATCCGCTTGATCGCCGGCAGGGAGCCGACGAAGAACCTGTAGCTTGGGCCCCCGACGCCCTGGCCCCTAAACCACCTGCTGACAGCATAGGGCTTCCACACCAGAAGGAACAGCACTCTGATCAGCAGCGTGGAGACGAGCACGGCCAGGATGGCACCCAAGACTGAACCTATGGAAACATCCATTTTTTTTATCTGCGTTTGCTTGTGTGGCTTTGTACGTATGAATGATCGGAGCTGATCAGCTGAAGATGTTTTGGTTGTGTTCTTTTGAGGAATCAGTGTTTTGGTTGTGTTGGTGCGTGGTTTGATCCATGGAGTGGACACTGGAGAGGTATATATAGGATTGGGAGCAGAGGGCATGCAGCGCCACACGGCTAGTTCGGTTCAGCTTATTATTTGGCATTGTCAGATGCTGAGATCAGAACTGATGTCACTACTGAAGATTGAGCTAGGGATTAACCACGTGCATAGCCAGCAGTACCAGTGATAGCTCTTCCAGAGAAAGTGACGATCGAGCACTGACTACTAGCCTACCTTGATGAGCTCACAACTGATGACAGCGAATTGCATCGCGCCTGCAGTTGGACGTCCATGTTGACCAGTCCTGGTATGTATGTAGAGGCACTAATTGGTACGTCTTCTAGCCTTGCTGCGTAGATTGTAGGGTGGGGAGTAACGTTGGCGGCGGCTGGAGCCGTCGTGTTCTGGAATTAGGGCACAGGAGAGGGACGCTGGGCGCCCAAGGGTGTCAAGGTGACACAATCCCAGGCTGGTTCTTCTCATTAACGTAAAAGGACTTTTATAGTCCGGGTTACAGACTCCTGACTCAACACGGATAGAAACTCTTTTACAGATCCACCTAGTAGATCTTTTAACTAATAATAACTATCTTTCCTACTTAACCTCCTATGATAGCCATGCTGGCTGAAACAAGCCTGACGGCTGCCTAGTCCTTTCCTAAACCCAATCAGCCACCTGTGGGTTTCCTTTTGTAGACATTACCAACCATAACATCTCTCCCGTCCTTCGgaaacagctcgtcctcgagctgaaaCTCAGGGTAAGCTGTGCGAAACTCTGGAACTGGCTCCCAAGTTGCATCGGAGGAGGGTAGGCCATCCCACTGAACAAGAACCTGCCATACGCCCCTGTTGAGCCGAGAACGCAGCACCTTAGCTGGCTGTAGCAGCGGACGCCCGTGACGAAGAGGAGGCAGGACGGGATCCGCTGAAGGTGGTTCGCCCCGAAATGGCTTCAGGACCCCTACGTGAAAGACATCATGTATCCGGGCACCCGCTGGAAGCTGCAAACGATAGGCCACCTCCCCTAGGCGCTCCAGAACTAGAAAGGGCCCAGCATATTTAGGTCCCAGTTTGCCTTTGCTGCCTGGAACCAACGACTGATGGTGACAAAGTAGCCGGAGAAGTACCCAATCACCTACTGCAAATTCCAGGGGCCGATGCTTGGCGTCATAGAAACGGCGTGCGTGCTCCTGAGCCTGCAAAAGGCGATCACGCACCTCGGAGAGAAATTCATCCCGGCTGGACAGCAGGGAGTCCACCACATCAGTCCGTGCACTCCCTGAAGCATAAGGCAGCAGCTCTGGAGGAGGCCGACCATAGACCACCGTGAACGGGGAGGTGCGCAACGCTGAATGATAGGCTGTGTTATAGCAGTACTCAGCCCAAGGCAGCCAATCAAGCCAATCTCATGGACGATCTCCAGTTAGGCAACGGAGGTATATGCCGATGGTCTTGTTTACTGCCTCCGATTGACCATCAGTTTGAGGGTGGAAAGCTGTGCTCATGCGAAGTTGGACACCCGCCTGACGAAAGAGATCCCgccacacatgaccggtgaacaCCGGATCTCGATCACTGACTATGGAATCGGGAAACCCATGGAGACGAAC from Sorghum bicolor cultivar BTx623 chromosome 3, Sorghum_bicolor_NCBIv3, whole genome shotgun sequence encodes the following:
- the LOC8075316 gene encoding cytochrome P450 709B2, with translation MDVSIGSVLGAILAVLVSTLLIRVLFLLVWKPYAVSRWFRGQGVGGPSYRFFVGSLPAIKRMKAPGSKIVLDVGSHDFIPIVQPQYRKWVAEYGKIFLYWFGAVPTICVAEVELVKQVLAERTGRLFPKDYLNANMEALLGKGLVLTNGEDWKRHRKVVHPAFNLDKLKAMSLTMADLAQQMMHRWQSQIQQATNHEAEIELSSEFSELTSDVIAHTAFGSSYKEGKEVFVTQKELQELTFSASLNIPAPGRLRKLKLPTSKSSRRVEKLDKKVRSLLMAIIEGRLADKDTNGYGNDLLGLMLEARALEQEGRAQMLTTQEIVDECKTFFFAGQDTTSHLLTWTMFLLSRYPEWQHKLREEVMKECGNAVPNPDMVTKLKLVNMVLLESLRLYSPVVLIRRGTGSDIQLGSIRVPKGTMLSIPIALLHRDKDVWGQDADEFNPTRFEHGVSKAAANHPNALLSFSQGPRACIGQNFAMLEARIGIAMILQRFSFELSPKYVHAPKEEITLMPRFGLPIILRNLHD